Proteins from one Nicotiana tabacum cultivar K326 chromosome 23, ASM71507v2, whole genome shotgun sequence genomic window:
- the LOC107814063 gene encoding CBS domain-containing protein CBSX5-like, protein MAVNFLNRNVSDLCVGKPALRPLPAASTVAEALAVLKKSGEAHVSVWSCDHSKKVLDGRNCECHCVGKICMVDVICYFCKNVKLDNPSKALEAPVSQILPKGHYVVRHLAPNSSLLEAIDYILEGTQNLVIPIQKYMSTNTRKTLSKSSSLSCKHHDGVEYCWLTQEDIVRFLLNSVGVFSPMPTFSIEPLNIIDNNVMTVCYHDPAISALDSLALAHVEQTSVAVIDDHNKLIGEISPFTLAYCDEMAAAAIMTLSAGDLMAYIDCGGPPEDLIELVKTRLQEKKLGAVLELMDEEFSLFSSSSSASSCSSDDELGVCRNNGSGRYSSARRAEAITCYPSSSLVAVMIQALAHRASSVWVMDEDNTLIGCVTFKGILKVFRSLANARPATR, encoded by the exons ATGGCGGTTAATTTTCTGAACCGGAATGTGTCAGATTTGTGCGTAGGGAAACCGGCGTTAAGGCCATTACCGGCGGCATCCACCGTAGCGGAGGCGTTAGCGGTGTTGAAAAAGTCCGGCGAGGCTCACGTGAGCGTGTGGAGCTGTGACCATTCGAAGAAGGTTCTAGACGGTCGTAATTGTGAGTGCCATTGTGTTGGGAAGATTTGTATGGTTGATGTGATttgctatttttgtaaaaacgtGAAATTGGATAATCCTTCCAAGGCTCTTGAGGCACCTGTTTCCCAGATTTTGCCGAAAGGGCATTATGTTGTGAGGCATTTGGCGCCCAATTCAAG CTTACTGGAAGCAATAGATTACATTCTGGAAGGCACACAGAACCTGGTTATACCAATCCAAAAGTACATGAGCACAAATACTAGGAAAACGCTGAGCAAATCTTCCTCTCTGAGTTGCAAACATCACGACGGAGTTGAATACTGCTGGCTAACGCAAGAAGACATTGTCCGCTTCCTTCTGAATTCTGTTGGTGTCTTCTCCCCTATGCCCACATTTTCAATTGAACCGCTCAACATCATAGATAATAACGTCATGACTGTATGTTACCATGATCCTGCGATCTCTGCCTTAGATTCCCTTGCTCTTGCACACGTTGAGCAAACTTCAGTGGCTGTTATTGATGATCACAACAAATTAATTGGTGAAATCTCCCCCTTCACTCTTGCATACTGCGATGAAATGGCTGCAGCAGCAATCATGACCCTTTCAGCCGGTGATCTGATGGCTTACATTGACTGTGGCGGTCCTCCAGAGGACTTGATTGAGCTTGTGAAGACGAGGCTGCAAGAGAAAAAACTTGGCGCAGTATTGGAATTAATGGATGAAGAGTTCTCATTGTTTTCGTCATCATCCTCAGCTTCAAGTTGTTCTTCTGATGACGAGTTAGGGGTTTGCAGAAACAATGGTTCAGGACGATATTCATCAGCAAGAAGAGCGGAGGCAATCACGTGTTATCCAAGCAGTTCGTTGGTGGCTGTGATGATTCAAGCACTTGCACATCGCGCAAGTTCCGTTTGGGTCATGGATGAGGATAACACTTTGATTGGTTGTGTAACATTTAAAGGAATTCTGAAAGTTTTCAGGAGTCTTGCTAATGCGAGGCCTGCAACCAGATAA